Within Campylobacter jejuni, the genomic segment CCCCTTGGCCTGGAGTTTTCTTGGAAAATGGACTTAAATTCTTAGAACTTGAACTTGTGGATGAATTAAAACAAAATGCTAAGATGGGTGAAATTTTAGAATTAGAAAAAGAAAGTTTTTTGCTTGCTTGCAAACAAGGAGTTTTGCGTATTAAAAAACTTCAAGAAAGTGGAAAAAAAGCTCTTGATGGCAGGACTTATTTAAATGGAAAAAGGCTTAAAAGTGAAGATAGTTTGTGTTGAAAGTATAGACTCAACTCATCTTTTTTTATGCGAGCAAATACGCAATGGAAAGATTGATGAAAATTTTGCTATTTATGCTTTAGAACAAACAAATGGAGTTGGAAGTAGGGAAAATTCTTGGCAAAGCTCTAAAGGAAATTTACATCTTTCTTTTTGTATTAAAGAAGAAGATTTACCAAAAGATTTACCTTTAGCTTCTGTGAGTATTTATTTTGCTTATTTACTTAAAGAAGTTTTACAAGAAAAAGGTTCTAAAATTTGGCTTAAATGGCCTAACGATCTATATTTAGATGATAAAAAAGCTGGAGGAGTTATAAGTGCTAAAATTTCAAATTTTATCATAGGCGGTATGGGTTTAAATCTGAAATTTTCACCCCAAAATACAGCTTTATGCGATATAGAAATTTCGCTTAAAGATTTAGTGAGTGAGTTTTTGCAAAAAGTAGAAAAAAAAATTTTATGGAAGAATATTTTTAGCAAGTATATGTTAGAATTTGAAAAATCAAGAAAATGTAGCGTCCATCATGAAGGTAAAGTTTTTTCACTTGAAAATTCTTTTTTGTACGAAGATGGTTCAATTTTACTAGGCGATAAAAGGGTGTATAGTTTAAGATGAGCGAAATTATTACAATAGCAAATCAAAAAGGTGGAGTAGGAAAGACTACAACAGCAGTAAATTTAGCCGCTTCTTTGGCTGTGGCTGAAAAAAAAGTACTTTTGATTGATGTTGATCCACAAGCTAATGCGACTACAGGGCTTGGTTTTAATCGTAATAATTATGAGTATAATATTTACCATGTTTTTATAGGAAGAAAAAAGCTTTCAGATATTATTTTAAAAACAGAATTGCCACAACTTCATTTAGCTCCTTCAAATATAGGTCTTGTAGGTATAGAACAAGAGCTTGCTAAAGGTGAAAATAATGAGAAAAAAATGTTACTTAAAAATCAAATTCAAGAAGTAATTGATGAGTATGATTTTATTATTATTGATTCTCCACCCGC encodes:
- the birA gene encoding biotin--[acetyl-CoA-carboxylase] ligase, translating into MEKGLKVKIVCVESIDSTHLFLCEQIRNGKIDENFAIYALEQTNGVGSRENSWQSSKGNLHLSFCIKEEDLPKDLPLASVSIYFAYLLKEVLQEKGSKIWLKWPNDLYLDDKKAGGVISAKISNFIIGGMGLNLKFSPQNTALCDIEISLKDLVSEFLQKVEKKILWKNIFSKYMLEFEKSRKCSVHHEGKVFSLENSFLYEDGSILLGDKRVYSLR
- a CDS encoding ParA family protein, coding for MSEIITIANQKGGVGKTTTAVNLAASLAVAEKKVLLIDVDPQANATTGLGFNRNNYEYNIYHVFIGRKKLSDIILKTELPQLHLAPSNIGLVGIEQELAKGENNEKKMLLKNQIQEVIDEYDFIIIDSPPALGSITINAFAASDSVIIPIQCEFYALEGVAMVLNTIKIIKKTINSKLRVRGFLPTMYSSQNNLSKDVVDDLKQNFKKQLFTINGNEDDFIVIPRNVKLAESPSFGKPIILYDIKSPGSVAYQNLAYSILG